A region from the Acyrthosiphon pisum isolate AL4f chromosome A1, pea_aphid_22Mar2018_4r6ur, whole genome shotgun sequence genome encodes:
- the LOC100165059 gene encoding protein UBASH3A homolog produces MAMLPPRKTKTVSTEKSCKHSMTPLETLLQMGFPQNRTEKALAATGNRGVQLAADWLLAHVNDTSLDSSTSREYILYACPSGSFMYELREFWNKSANKCGRNGAHNFLPHITLVSFFQVPDEYANTLVSILKNVLDEVIKEMTVNDFHLETYTSSNFMGFFLSDQGSSFLKKIAVLYAERITELVGVQVDPHLKSLHLTLAYQFDVSQKETLKSLIKSTINPSTPCLWELKLYSREALAAYKQVYKVVYAHVPQAADELELRIGDYIYVSKESIDNSVDGWAEGMSWLTGCNGYFPLCYTERTAESDTWTLHCSLPLDGSYHESIEVNETNMTEEKLVEKYGTSFVPADYTPHSEPPKGPKSQKIYICRHGERVDFTFGTWVPYSFDSDGKYVRKDLNMPPNIPQRRDFPNSYQTDTPLTCVGEYQAKLTGWGMKAAHSTKSIQHVFCSPSLRCVQTCHNILVGLDVDKQVSICIEPGIFEWLGWYNQSGLPDWMNNEELIAAGFNINFKYEALVSLPFLIDNMSETVEQYYIRCDEVIQNLIKSTEHKGGDILLVGHACSLDSFSRSLLHKSPRNKQNFVKMVKDIPYCGLVTLMTDGINDWTFVDPPVPPLTNSINKRFNWKVLTTDIDVSPN; encoded by the exons atggCTATGCTTCCACCTCGGAAAACGAAGACCGTGTCAACTGAAAAGAGTTGTAAACATTCAATGACGCCCCTTGAAACCCTTTTACAAATGGGGTTCCCCCAAAATCGAAC agaAAAAGCATTAGCAGCTACCGGCAATAGAGGAGTCCAATTAGCTGCCGATTGGCTCTTGGCTCATGTCAATGATACTTCATTAGATTCCAGCACTAGTAGAGAGTATATCCTCTATGCCTGTCCAAGTGGATCATTTATGTATGAGTTAAGGGAATTTTGGAATAAATCAGCAAATAAGTGTGGACGTAATGGTGCTCATAATTTTTTGCCACATATTACTCTAGTATCCTTTTTTCAG GTACCTGATGAATATGCCAATACACTAGTATctatactaaaaaatgttttagatgAAGTCATTAAAGAAATGACAGTCAATGACTTTCATTTAGAAACTTACACTTCATCAAATTTTATGGGGTTTTTTTTATCTGATCAAGGATCaagctttttaaaaaaaattgcagtaCTGTATGCAGAAAGAATCACAGAGCTTG TTGGAGTTCAAGTAGATCCTCATTTAAAATCTTTACATTTAACTCTGGCCTATCAGTTTGATGTAAGCCAAAAAGAAACATtgaaatcattaattaaatcCACAATAAATCCATCAACACCATGTCTATGGGAATTAAAGTTATATTCTAGAGAAGCATTAGCTGCTTATAAACAg gtgtATAAGGTTGTGTATGCACATGTCCCACAAGCTGCTGATGAACTAGAACTAAGAATAGgtgattatatatatgtttctaAAGAAAGCATAGATAACTCTGTTGATGGTTGGGCTGAAGGAATGTCATGGTTAACTG GATGTAATGGTTACTTTCCGCTATGTTACACTGAACGTACTGCTGAATCTGATACATGGACTCTACattg TTCATTACCTTTAGATGGTAGTTATCACGAATCTATTGAAGTTAATGAAACAAATATGACTGAAGAAAAACTAGTTGAAAAATATGGTACTAGTTTTGTTCCGGCTGATTACACACCTCATTCAGAACCTCCAAAAGGTcccaaatctcaaaaaatatacatatgtcGACATGGAGAAAGAGTAGATTTCACTTTTGGAACTTGGGTGCCTTATAGTTTTGATTCCGATGGGAAATATGTCAGAAAAGATTTAAACATGCCCCCAAATATTCCTCAACGGCGGGATTTTCCAAACTCTTACCAAACCGATACTCCTCTCACTTGTGTTGGTGAATATCAAGCTAAATTAACTGGATGGGGTATGAAAGCTGCTCACTCAACCAAATCAATTCAACATGTGTTTTGTTCACCATCATTACGCTGTGTTCAAACTTGCCACAATATCTTAGTTg GACTTGATGTTGATAAACAAGTTTCGATTTGTATTGAACCCGGGATATTTGAATGGCTTGGTTGGTATAATCAGTCTGGGCTACCTGATTGGATGAATAATGAAGAGTTAATAGCGGctggttttaatattaatttcaagtaTGAAGCTTTAGTATCATTGCCATTCCTAATTGATAATATGTCAGAAACAGTTGAACAGTATTATATTAGATGTGATGAAGTAATACAGAATTTAATCAAATCAACTGAACACAAAg gtggtGATATATTGCTGGTAGGTCATGCTTGTTCATTGGACTCTTTTTCAAGATCGTTACTTCATAAATCTCCAcgtaacaaacaaaattttgtaaaaatggttaaaGATATCCCTTATTGTGGCTTAGTAACTCTAATGACTGATGGAATTAATGATTGGACATTTGTGGATCCCCCGGTTCCACCATTAACTAACTCTAttaataaaagatttaattGGAAAGTTTTAACCACAGACATTGATGTCTCCCCGAATTAA